A window from Mya arenaria isolate MELC-2E11 chromosome 9, ASM2691426v1 encodes these proteins:
- the LOC128203038 gene encoding uncharacterized protein LOC128203038, producing the protein MGTTNSHEEVPTISDSPPPPSKPDQMNRILSFDPRSPTSEIPRTPIVVEKTPEGALQDPLDPRSPTVGIDRTPLNALQQTKLGEQKQAFNAKTHKLDLDKLDSAPNHHHHSDKEEGQMLPDDIHMLGVTGIEDLSLEDFPTSESTRLVPHDEQVMLELKNTKLKKKKQKNSQPKELFPAKTTAALKDVTRSPLSARTIDVNSPANIMQRKQIKDIDKKMTCAQENARSKFIVREKENM; encoded by the exons ATGGGAACAACGAACAGCCATGAAGAGGTTCCAACAATTTCCGACTCACCACCCCCACCATCCAAACCTGATCAGATGAATCGAATACTCTCATTTGATCCCCGCTCCCCTACCAGCGAAATTCCCCGCACTCCGATTGTTGTGGAGAAAACTCCAGAGGGAGCCTTACAGGACCCCCTAGACCCTCGCTCACCTACGGTGGGCATTGACAGGACACCACTGAATGCTTTACAGCAGACTAAACTGG GGGAACAGAAGCAGGCCTTCAATGCCAAAACACACAAATTAGACCTGGATAAACTAGATTCGGCACCTAACCATCACCATCACAGTGACAAAGAAGAAGGCCAGATGCTACCGGATGATATTCATATGCTCGGAGTTACTGGTATCGAGGATCTCTCATTGGAAGATTTCCCAACAAGCGAATCAACACGGTTGGTGCCGCATGATGAGCAGGTTATGCTTG AACTGAAGAATACGAAGctgaagaaaaagaaacagaaGAATTCACAACCCAAAGAACTGTTCCCTGCCAAGACGACAGCAGCACTCAAGGACGTTACACGCTCCCCCCTCTCCGCCCGAACCATTGACGTAAACTCACCCGCGAACATTATGCAACGCAAACAGATTAAAGACATCGACAAGAAAATGACATGTGCTCAAGAAAATGCTCGCTCAAAATTTATTGTAcgtgaaaaagaaaatatgtga